A portion of the Colias croceus chromosome 25, ilColCroc2.1 genome contains these proteins:
- the LOC123703233 gene encoding F-box/LRR-repeat protein 14, protein MSAWTEEVLSWRDDRLGLTELPTVNRRKNRTAPYRLHRPHLSTAHVPEPVPEAHGTHISRLYPELLALIFERLPVRDRGRAAQVCRSWRDAADRRSVWRGVEAALHLRRPAPVLFASLARRGVRKLQVLSLRRGLRDAVAALPGLESLSLSGCYSVTDAALASAFATELPALRRLDLSLCKQVTDSSLGRIAQSLKNLEELELGGCCNVTDTGLLLIAWGLRKLRRLNLRSCWHVNDDGIAHLCGGGEARGTPELEHLGLQDCQRLTDEALKHAATGLPKLKSINLSFCVAVTDAGLRHLAKLPHLEDVNLRACDGVSDAGVAHLAESGRLRALDVSFCDKVGDEALSHATLGLSGLRSLSLSACRLTDEGLERVARLSQLETLNIGQCTRVTDRGLRALGDGLLNLKAIDLYGCTCITPQGLDHIVKLPRLSVLNLGLWHVR, encoded by the coding sequence ATGAGTGCGTGGACGGAGGAAGTGTTGTCCTGGCGCGACGACCGGCTAGGTCTCACAGAATTGCCCACAGTGAACAGGAGAAAGAACCGCACCGCGCCGTACAGATTACACAGGCCGCACTTGTCTACCGCTCACGTGCCAGAACCGGTACCGGAGGCCCATGGAACGCATATTTCGAGGTTATACCCCGAATTGTTAGCGTTGATATTCGAGAGACTGCCCGTCAGAGACAGGGGACGGGCCGCGCAAGTTTGTCGCTCTTGGAGAGATGCAGCTGACCGTCGGTCCGTTTGGCGAGGGGTTGAAGCCGCTTTGCATTTAAGGAGACCAGCGCCCGTGCTATTTGCATCGCTAGCCAGGCGAGGCGTTAGAAAACTACAAGTTCTTTCTTTACGCCGCGGTTTACGAGATGCCGTGGCGGCCCTTCCTGGTTTAGAATCGCTTTCCCTCAGCGGTTGTTATAGCGTGACCGATGCAGCTCTTGCAAGCGCTTTCGCAACCGAACTACCAGCGCTACGAAGGCTAGATTTATCACTATGCAAGCAGGTAACTGATTCCTCGCTTGGGAGGATAGCACAGTCACTAAAAAACTTGGAAGAGTTAGAACTAGGCGGATGTTGCAATGTTACAGACACAGGATTGTTGTTAATCGCGTGGGGATTGAGAAAACTGCGTAGATTGAATCTAAGATCTTGTTGGCATGTAAATGATGATGGTATAGCTCACTTATGTGGCGGTGGCGAGGCCAGAGGAACTCCAGAATTGGAGCATTTAGGATTACAAGACTGCCAAAGGTTAACAGATGAGGCTCTCAAGCATGCCGCTACGGGGCTTCCTAAACTTAAATCAATCAATCTTTCTTTTTGTGTTGCTGTCACTGATGCTGGTCTGCGACATTTGGCGAAGCTACCGCACTTGGAAGATGTGAATTTACGGGCGTGCGACGGCGTATCAGACGCTGGCGTCGCCCACTTGGCGGAAAGCGGCAGATTACGGGCCTTGGATGTGTCGTTTTGCGATAAGGTTGGAGACGAGGCGTTATCACACGCGACTCTAGGCCTATCCGGACTTCGCTCCCTATCATTAAGCGCTTGCCGACTCACGGACGAAGGTCTGGAGCGAGTCGCGAGGCTATCGCAGCTAGAAACACTCAATATAGGCCAATGTACCCGAGTCACGGATAGGGGCCTGCGAGCGCTAGGCGACGGGCTCTTGAATCTGAAGGCCATAGACTTGTACGGGTGTACATGCATCACTCCACAAGGCTTGGACCATATCGTGAAGTTACCGCGTCTAAGTGTTCTAAACCTCGGTTTGTGGCATGTGCGGTGA